Proteins encoded together in one Juglans regia cultivar Chandler chromosome 9, Walnut 2.0, whole genome shotgun sequence window:
- the LOC118349406 gene encoding uncharacterized protein LOC118349406 — MILQIQNFSELVHKAMLAEQNLKRGAELQEQRKRAAPQGFPSSDQGQWKKRNEGSSSSQRQIQGNHTPNPCKFCNRIHHGECRKEVGSCFKCGKDGHFIRECPLLAENNRRPNPPQNFRPNNQGNNQWRTVPARVFALTPGEAEDKDDVITGMIL, encoded by the coding sequence ATGATCTtacagattcagaatttttcagaattagtacACAAGGCGATGCTAGCGGAACAGAATCTTaagaggggtgctgaattgcaagaacagaggaagagagctgCTCCACAAGGGTTTCCTAGTTCGGATCAAGGgcaatggaaaaagagaaatgaggggagcagttcaagtcagagacagaTACAGGGAAATCATACACCTAACCCTTGTAAGTTCTGTAACCGCATACACCATGGAGAGTGCAGGAAGGAAGTGGGGTCATGTTTCAAATGCGGTAAGGATGggcatttcattagagaatgtcCATTGCTTGCGGAGAACAATAGAAGGCCCAACCCACCCCAAAACTTTAGGCCGAATAATCAAGGCAACAATCAGTGGAGGACTGTACCTGCTCGGGTATTTGCTTTGACACCAGGAGAAGCTGAGGACAAGGATGATGTTATCACAGGTATGATTCTCTAA